One Methanocaldococcus sp. genomic window carries:
- the pyrE gene encoding orotate phosphoribosyltransferase codes for MDKKLKLIKLLKDVGCVKFGEFILSSGKKSNYYIDIKKATTNPEILKLIGEIIAENIKDENVKVAGIELGSVPIATAVSILGQKPLLIIRKKPKDYGTKNKIEGELKEGDNVIVVEDVTTTGNSVLKAVEEIRKYGGVVKKVFVVVDRLEGAKENLQKENVELIPLVTVKELQFTQ; via the coding sequence GTGGATAAAAAATTAAAGTTAATAAAGTTACTCAAAGATGTAGGATGTGTAAAATTTGGAGAATTTATTTTATCCTCTGGTAAAAAAAGTAATTACTACATTGACATAAAAAAGGCTACAACAAACCCAGAGATTTTAAAGTTAATAGGAGAAATTATTGCTGAAAATATTAAAGATGAAAATGTAAAAGTTGCTGGTATTGAGTTGGGTTCTGTTCCAATAGCCACGGCAGTTTCTATTTTAGGGCAAAAACCACTATTAATTATTAGAAAAAAACCAAAAGATTACGGAACTAAAAATAAAATAGAGGGAGAACTAAAAGAAGGGGATAATGTTATAGTAGTTGAGGATGTAACAACTACTGGAAACAGTGTTTTAAAAGCAGTTGAAGAAATTAGAAAATATGGAGGAGTTGTTAAAAAAGTTTTTGTTGTTGTAGATAGATTAGAGGGGGCTAAAGAAAATTTACAAAAAGAGAATGTTGAACTAATCCCATTAGTTACTGTAAAAGAGTTACAATTTACCCAATAA